A segment of the Opitutia bacterium genome:
GGCGTCGATCAGACGCGAGAATCCCTTTTCGGGGGAAAGCCGCCCCACCGCCAGGAACCGCAGGGTCGTGCCCGGCCGACTGCGCGCTCCGTTCTCCCAAGCATCGTCCGGCAGTGGATTGCTGATCACATGGCACTGCATGCCGCGCACGCCGAGATCGGCCAACTCCGCGGCGGCGAAATCGCTTTGCGCCACGACCGCATCAAAGCGCCGCAACACCGGCCGATAGAGCCACCAACGCGACCGCGGCACATTCGATTTCGGCAAGGAACCCTCGCGATAGATCAACGGATGGCGCACCAAGCGCGAAGCCGACGCGATGGCCAGAAGCATCGCCTGCGTGAAACCGAAAACCAGCAGCGGGGCCGGACCGCTGCGCCGGAGGTGCCGCACCAAAGGGCGAAACGCCTCCCGCGCCCGCCGGACCTCCAACGACACGACTCGCACGCGCCGATCCAACGCGCCGAGAAATTCCGCCTCGTGCCGTCCGTAGATGATCGCCTCGACGGCATGCCCGGCTTCGGCCCATGCATTGCAGAGCCGAAGGCAAACCCGCTCGGAGCCGCCGGCTCCGAAGGTAGGCACGAGACAACGCACGCTCGGCCGTCCATTCCACGCCACCGGCCAGAGGACGTTCGCCTTGCCCGGCTCCAAGTCCGGAGCTGATACCTTTTCGTGGCTCAACTCCACCGGTGCGCAGCCAGCCATTGTTTGAGGACGAAGACCCGCCACAGCGATTCGCTGTGATCCCACTTCGCAGTTTGGTGTTCAGTCCATAGACGCTCGACCGCGTCCCGAACCACGATGTCGTCGGCGGAGCCGTCGAAAAGCGCTTCAGCAACGCACGTCTTTAGTTCGGAGCGCATCCATTGCGCGAGCGGCGGGGTGAAACCCTGTTTGGGGCGTTCCATGATCTCGCGCGGAAGATGCCGCGCGACCATGTTGCGCAACAGGCGCTTTCCCCCCTTAAGCTCGAGTTTGTAACTCAGCGGCAGTGTCGCCGCAAAGTCGTGCAGACGAAAATCCAAGAGCGGCTCCCGGCATTCGAGCCCGACCGCCATGCTTGCCCGATCCATTTTGACGAGCAGGTCGTCGGGCAGGACGTTCAAGACATCGAAGCGCATCATCTCCTCACCCAAGTGCAAATTCAACCCTGGCACGCGCCGGTGCTTCCGCAAGTCCTCCCCGCGCTGGAAGACCAAGCGCCCCGAACACGGCAGCGACGTGGCGTCATCGTAAGCCCGGGAAAAGTCGGACCGCGAAGCAAGCTGTAATAGGCGCGCAAACCGGAACCAGCCCCGGCGCCATTTGCCCGACGTAGGCCGCCGCACCGTCAAGCGGGAGGCGACCGCCCGGATGACCGAGCGAAGGAATTCGGGCGTGTGATAGACCGGCCCCAGTCGATCCAAGGCGCGATAGCGCCAGTAGCCGCCGAAAAACTCGTCGCCGCCGTCACCCGTCATAGCAACCGTCACATGTTGCCGGGTCAGCGCCGAAACAAGGTAGGTGGGAACAAACGAGGCATCGGCCAGCGGCTCGTCGAGCAGTGCCCCCACTCGGCTGGCCACCTCCAGTGCCTCCTTGCGGCTGACCGACAAGGTGGTGTGCTCGGTGCCCAAGTGCCGGGCGATCGCTTCGGCATGACGACTTTCGTCGAACTCCGCGACGTCGAACCCGATGGAGAACGTGCGGATCGGCCGCCCGGAGCGTTGCTGCATCAGGGCAACCACGAGCGACGAATCAATCCCTCCGGACAGAAGTGCGCCAAGCGGGACATCGGCGACCATGCGGATCGCAATCGCATCGCGCAGGAGCGACTCACCGGCCTCGACCGCCTCGTCGAATGTCCCGCGAAACGGCGCAGCCAACCCGCGCGACCAGGACTCCGTCGAGCTCCAGAAAGTCCGATAGTGCCACCCGGCTCCGCGCAAGTCGAACGGACCGTCCGGGTTGCCCTGCGCGGCACTGAGGAAACCATTCCAATCGATCCGGGTTGCATCCGCAGCGAATGTGACCGTCGACCCCGGTGCCAAACTCACCGCCGATTCGTAGACGCAGTGATGGTGTGGAAAGTATCCGTAGGCAAAATACGACGGGAGTGCCACCCGATTCAACCGCGCCTCAAAGTGCTCGTCCCGCGCCAAAGCCCGCGCTTCCGAGCCGAAGAGTAGCGTGCCATCGCGTCCTCGGCCGACATAAAGCGGCTTCACCCCCAGCCGATCACGCACAAGCGACAGGGTGGCGGCGCGCCGGTCGTAGCAGGCGAAAGCGAACATTCCATTCATCTTTTCCAAGGCCGCATCGAGCCCCCAAGTTGCCACCGCCTCCAGCATCACCTCGCTATCCGAGTGCCCGCGCCACTCACGCTGCCGGCCGCAATCCAATTCCTGTCGCAGCACGGCGAAATTGTAGACCTCGCCGTTGAAGACGAGTTGATGTTCGCCCGCATGCGAACACATCGGCTGTTGTCCGGCGGGTGACAGATCAATGATCGATAGGCGGCGATGCCCCAAGGCCACCGGATTCTCGGGCGCAACCCATACGCCATCGCTATCGGGCCCCCTATGCTTCACCGCGTCGGCGAGCTGGCGCACCCGACGCTCAAGGTCGGGACGCATCGCCCCGCCCACACCGATCAGACCTACAATTCCGCACATGGTCGGCTCACGGTTTCATCTCCGGCTTGTAGGCATGCTCCAATACGCTGTCGACTCGCTCGCGAAACGTAGCGCCGCGCATCTGCTCGGACGTAGCCCATTGGGAGCGCAGTCGTTGTTCGAAATCGTCGTAGCGCATGATGATGCGCGCCGGGTTCCCCGCGACGACTGTGCCGTCGGGCACCGACTTGGTCACCACACTCCCCGCCGCGACGACCGCACGGTTGCCGACTCGGACCCCCGGCATCAAGATGGAATTCACTCCGATAAACACGTCATCGCCAATCCAAACGGGAGCGTAGCGGAAACGACGCCCCTTTTCATCCCGAACTAGCCAACCGCTTCCATCGTGGGTGATGAAGACGACGCCGGCCGTCACGGTAACACGATCGCCGATTCGCACCAGCCAAGGCTCGCTGCCGAAGCTCTTGCTGTAGATGCGACATCCCTCGCCGACCGTCACCCCGAGATACCGCGCTGCGGCCGGGCCGCCGCGCAACCAGCGGATGAAGTTGAAGGCGAAGAGCCGGTATAAACTAGCGAGACGCGACAGCATGGGAGGTGGGGGGCGGCATATACCCGAGCTGCACCCGTGCCATGATCAATCCGATGCCGAAGCTCACCCACGGAGTCGAATAGGTAATGGTTCCCTCAATCGATTGGAAGGCCACGAGCGCCAATCCTGAAACCGCCGCAGCCAGCGTGATCGGATCGAGTCGGCGCCAATTTCGCAAGCGTGCGATCACCCGAACCAAGGGAAGAAAATAGAGGACAAACAAGATGACGCCGCCTTTGAGAAAGGGCAGTGCCGCACCAGCATGGGTTGAGGTGCGGCCGAATTCGTCTCCCGTGAGTCGGTCGACGGACAGCGATTGGATTTGATTGGCCAGGAAGACCCCTCCCATTCCTCGCCCCACGAGCCATTCCGTGCCCTCGAGTTCCTCCGCGAGATCGCGGACCTCCGCCCAACGCTCGTTTTCCGACAACACCGTGGTCGCCACACCGTATCGGCCTTGGAACCGCTCGATGAGAACATCGAAGGGGAAATACAGCACGATCGCGGCGGCAAAAAGGATGAACCCCACGACCGCAAGCACGATGCGCCGCTGCTGCCGCAGCATGGCCGGCAACACGGCCGCCGCCGCAAAAAGCTCCAGCGCGCAACGCACGGAAATGCCACGGCGCCCGAAATAGAGATAAACAAAAAGGCATCCGGCCGTGATCACGAGGAGCGGCACATACCAGCGATTGCGCACTTCCGTGGTCGCGGCCACCAACGCCAGCAGCGGTGCGAGCGTGAGCGCCGCCTCGAACTGTGAGCCCGATTGTTCGTTGAGAATCGAACGATCGGTCAACACCATGC
Coding sequences within it:
- a CDS encoding glycosyltransferase translates to MAGCAPVELSHEKVSAPDLEPGKANVLWPVAWNGRPSVRCLVPTFGAGGSERVCLRLCNAWAEAGHAVEAIIYGRHEAEFLGALDRRVRVVSLEVRRAREAFRPLVRHLRRSGPAPLLVFGFTQAMLLAIASASRLVRHPLIYREGSLPKSNVPRSRWWLYRPVLRRFDAVVAQSDFAAAELADLGVRGMQCHVISNPLPDDAWENGARSRPGTTLRFLAVGRLSPEKGFSRLIDAFAQGRACFPDAVLTILGEGGQRAALERQIAAAGLDACVRLAGFAPDVRRWLAQADVVLASSVYEGQPNALMEALAAGCRVVTIDSGGGTREMMARCGVAEFVVPAERFEENFGETVAQALASPPSRWAEARDRLRAFAHVQVVQQAYFTACASARVP
- the asnB gene encoding asparagine synthase (glutamine-hydrolyzing), translated to MRPDLERRVRQLADAVKHRGPDSDGVWVAPENPVALGHRRLSIIDLSPAGQQPMCSHAGEHQLVFNGEVYNFAVLRQELDCGRQREWRGHSDSEVMLEAVATWGLDAALEKMNGMFAFACYDRRAATLSLVRDRLGVKPLYVGRGRDGTLLFGSEARALARDEHFEARLNRVALPSYFAYGYFPHHHCVYESAVSLAPGSTVTFAADATRIDWNGFLSAAQGNPDGPFDLRGAGWHYRTFWSSTESWSRGLAAPFRGTFDEAVEAGESLLRDAIAIRMVADVPLGALLSGGIDSSLVVALMQQRSGRPIRTFSIGFDVAEFDESRHAEAIARHLGTEHTTLSVSRKEALEVASRVGALLDEPLADASFVPTYLVSALTRQHVTVAMTGDGGDEFFGGYWRYRALDRLGPVYHTPEFLRSVIRAVASRLTVRRPTSGKWRRGWFRFARLLQLASRSDFSRAYDDATSLPCSGRLVFQRGEDLRKHRRVPGLNLHLGEEMMRFDVLNVLPDDLLVKMDRASMAVGLECREPLLDFRLHDFAATLPLSYKLELKGGKRLLRNMVARHLPREIMERPKQGFTPPLAQWMRSELKTCVAEALFDGSADDIVVRDAVERLWTEHQTAKWDHSESLWRVFVLKQWLAAHRWS
- a CDS encoding acyltransferase, which gives rise to MLSRLASLYRLFAFNFIRWLRGGPAAARYLGVTVGEGCRIYSKSFGSEPWLVRIGDRVTVTAGVVFITHDGSGWLVRDEKGRRFRYAPVWIGDDVFIGVNSILMPGVRVGNRAVVAAGSVVTKSVPDGTVVAGNPARIIMRYDDFEQRLRSQWATSEQMRGATFRERVDSVLEHAYKPEMKP